CGCCTCCACGTCGTCCGGGCTCACCTCGAGGATCTGCCCGTACTGGCGGAAGCCGGGCCGCTCCAGGCGCAGCAGGTGCTTGCCCACCGACAGCGTCGACACCGTCACCGGGGTGTAGCCCTTGAACTCGTTGTCGATGAAGACGCGCGCGCCGGCCGGACGGGACTTCACCGTCGCCCCACCGCGCAGCGCCGCGTTGACGCCCGTGGCCACCTGCAACCGCAGCGCGATGAGATCCCTGCTGAAGCGCTTGGTGTCCATCTCGTAGGTGGGGTTGAGCGCCATCAAGTCCAGCAGCGCCAGCTTCGCCTCCTCCGCGTCGCCGCGCAGGTGCATCACCGCTGCGTAGAGCGCGGTGGCGTCGCACAGCGGGTTGCAGGAAGCCGTCATCGCGCCGGCGGCCTTCTGCAGCTCCTTGAGGGTGGCGCGTATCTTGCGCTCGGCGTCCTCGTAGTCCTTCTTCTCGAAGGCCTCGAGGCTCTCCTTGTAGCCCTGCTCGCCGCGCTTGAGGGCGGTCTGCGCCTCCTCGTCCGGGGGCATGCCGAAGAGCTCCTCGGGCTTGCGCACGGTGTAGCCCTGGAACTGGCCCAGGGCTTCGTTCATGTAGTTCTCCAACCGCGGTCCGCTCGATTCGGCCGTGGGATCCATGGGAA
This is a stretch of genomic DNA from Archangium violaceum. It encodes these proteins:
- a CDS encoding PEGA domain-containing protein, whose product is MKALALLLLPTLALAAPPPGPRRISSLIVPMDPTAESSGPRLENYMNEALGQFQGYTVRKPEELFGMPPDEEAQTALKRGEQGYKESLEAFEKKDYEDAERKIRATLKELQKAAGAMTASCNPLCDATALYAAVMHLRGDAEEAKLALLDLMALNPTYEMDTKRFSRDLIALRLQVATGVNAALRGGATVKSRPAGARVFIDNEFKGYTPVTVSTLSVGKHLLRLERPGFRQYGQILEVSPDDVEASTALQPTDAYKAYDTKLDGVASEVMRGGNVSNPSVAGMGKSLGLEQGLVGTVRDMPDNNTTELVLGLFEMRTGKRLGSKRVVLQGDEFGQLKSEVNRLVNHLVNNAEGGGEKVVKSSDPLENAHGTDEWNGEDRGGKRRIQEKKSKKGDPLEGVNGTEDW